A stretch of DNA from Pseudomonadales bacterium:
GTTAAATTTTTCACCCAGGCCGAGATACCTTGGGATGATTTAGCATTCCCGGTTATCAATGATGTTTTGGATGAGTTTTTTGCCGATCTGGCAGAAGGCGAATTCAAGGTGAGGGCAGGTCTGCCAAACTATCGCTATCGCATTAGCAAACAGCCCTGAAAAAACAGTTTTCAAGGCTAGCTTGAACACAGCTA
This window harbors:
- a CDS encoding NUDIX hydrolase, with the protein product KYEDSTLYRLFDIPYINQVYLFYLTELESPDFEAGVESLDVKFFTQAEIPWDDLAFPVINDVLDEFFADLAEGEFKVRAGLPNYRYRISKQP